The following are encoded together in the Verrucomicrobiota bacterium genome:
- a CDS encoding FAD-dependent oxidoreductase: MKNSPQERIGVIGAGLAGLASACTLAARGYKVVLFERNEWLGGKAAQLEGAGFRFDMGPTIVTIPSVLRRIFAEADRKMDDYLDMVRLDP, encoded by the coding sequence ATGAAAAACTCCCCTCAAGAACGCATTGGCGTCATCGGCGCCGGACTCGCCGGACTCGCGTCGGCCTGCACGCTCGCCGCCCGCGGCTACAAGGTCGTCCTCTTCGAACGCAACGAATGGCTTGGCGGCAAGGCCGCGCAGCTCGAAGGCGCCGGTTTCCGCTTCGACATGGGACCCACCATCGTCACCATTCCGTCCGTGCTGCGCCGCATCTTCGCCGAAGCGGATCGCAAGATGGACGATTACCTCGACATGGTGCGGCTCGACCCGCA